CCCGCCGCGGCGAGATAGGTGATCGCCGGACAGCCGATGCCGCCCGCGCCGATGATCGCGACATGGCTCCCTTTCAGCTTCGCCTGACCCGTGCCGCCAAAGGCCGGCAGAATGATCTGGCGGGCATAGCGGTCGAGTTCGGCGTCGTTCAGCACTATTCGGCGGGTCGGCGCAATTTGATGCCCGACAGCGAGGCGAGGCCGGCGGCGTTCGCGGTTTCGTCGGCGGCGTCGCTTTCGATCCCGGTCGATCCGAAGCCGCCCGCACCGCGCGCGGTGTCGTCCAGCCTGTCGACCTCGGCAAAGGTCGCGCGCTGCACCGGGGCAGGGACCAGCTGCGCGATGCGGTCGCCGCGCTTCACCTCGAAATTTTCGTCGCCCAGATTGGCGAGGATCACCTTTACTTCGCCGCGATAGTCGCTGTCGATCGTCCCCGGCGTGTTGAGACAGGTGATGCCATGTTTGAGCGCCAGCCCCGACCGCGGCCGCACCTGCACTTCATAGCCCAGCGGGATCGCCATCGCGAACCCCGTCGCGACCGCGTGGCGCGTGCCGGGGCGGATCGTCAGCGTCTCGGCCGCGACGACATCCATCCCCGCGGCGCCAGCGGACGCATAGGCGGGCAGGGGCAGGCCGCCGCCGTTCGGCAGGCGCTGGATCGCGATTTCAATCACGTTCGAGGGGGGCGCGTTGGTCAAGCTCATCGGCAATCTTTTCCATCAATTTGCGGGCGACGACCGCTTTGGGCAAACGGTCCCAGCTGTCTACCCCGCCGTTGCTAACGATATGCACCCGGTTGCTCTCGCCGCCCATGGGGTCGGCGGACACATCGTTGGCGACGATCCAGTCGCATCCCTTGCGCGCGAGCTTTGCCTCGGCGTGCGCGATGACGTCGTTGGTCTCGGCGGCAAAACCGATCAGCAGCGGCGGGCGTCGGGATGATTGGGCGACGCTCGCCAATATGTCGGGATTTTCCGCGAGCGCGAGCGGCGGAACCCGTCCGCTGCCATCCTTCTTGATCTTCTGTGCCTGGCTTTCTGCGGCGCGCCAGTCGGCAACCGCGGCGACCATGATCGCGGCGTCAACGGGCAGCCCCGCTTCGACCTCGGTCGCCATTTCGACCGCGGTCTCGACATCGACGCGGATCACGCCCGGCGGCGTCGGCAGCGGGACGGGGCCGGCGATCAGCAGCACCTCGGCGCCTGCCTCGGCGGCGGCGGCGGCGATTGCAAAGCCCTGCTTGCCGCTCGACCGGTTGGCGATATAGCGCACGGGGTCGATCGGCTCGTGCGTCGGCCCCGCGGTGATCAGGATGCGCCGCCCGTGGAGCGGGCGGTGGTTCGCGGGGGCGAAGTCGGGCTGTCCCGACAGGACCGACGGCGCGGGCGCGTTCGCGAGCGCCGCCTCGATCGCCGCAAAAATCGCGTCGGGTTCGGGCAGCCGTCCGGGGCCATATTCGCCGCACGCCATCTCGCCCTCGTCGGGCTCCATCACCGTCACCCCGTCGCCGCGCAGCGCCGCGATATTGCGCTGCGTCGCCGGGTGCAGCCACATGCGGACATTCATCGCGGGCGCGGCGAGCACCGGCTTGTCGGTCGCGAGCAGCAGGGTTGTCGCCAGATCGTCGGCGATGCCTGCCGCCATCCTGGCCATCAGGTCGGCGGTGGCGGGCGCGACCACGACCAGATCGGCCTCGCGGGATAGCTGGATATGCCCCATCTCGACCTCGTCCGTCAGGTCGAAGAGGCTGGTATAGACCTTGTTCTCGCTGAGCGCCGCGAGGGTCAATGGCGTCACGAACTGCTCGCCCGCGCGCGTTAGGACGCAGCGCACGGTCATGTCGGCCTTGCGCAACAGGCGGACAAGCTCGACGCTCTTATAGGCGGCAATGCCGCCGCCGACGATCAGCAGGATGCGGGGCCTGGTCATCTGTCAGAACCCCGTGGTCAACATGTCGAGCGCGCTCATGATCGCATAATGCTCCGCTTCAAGATTGGCCACCGGGCGCTGCAGGCGATCGAGCGGGATCGCAAAGATCAGATGCGTCGCCATCACCAGGGTTTGACCGTTGACCGTCAAAAGCGGGTTCAGCCGCGGGATTGGCTCGACTTCCGCGACCGGCATCAACGGCACGACGACGCGCGAAGCCAGATGATCGAGCACGTCCGCCTGACAATCGAGAAGCAGCCCGCGACCGGGGGCGCCGGGATAGACGTCATATCGCGCCATTCAAAGCTGCCG
This DNA window, taken from Sphingopyxis alaskensis RB2256, encodes the following:
- the coaBC gene encoding bifunctional phosphopantothenoylcysteine decarboxylase/phosphopantothenate--cysteine ligase CoaBC, whose protein sequence is MTRPRILLIVGGGIAAYKSVELVRLLRKADMTVRCVLTRAGEQFVTPLTLAALSENKVYTSLFDLTDEVEMGHIQLSREADLVVVAPATADLMARMAAGIADDLATTLLLATDKPVLAAPAMNVRMWLHPATQRNIAALRGDGVTVMEPDEGEMACGEYGPGRLPEPDAIFAAIEAALANAPAPSVLSGQPDFAPANHRPLHGRRILITAGPTHEPIDPVRYIANRSSGKQGFAIAAAAAEAGAEVLLIAGPVPLPTPPGVIRVDVETAVEMATEVEAGLPVDAAIMVAAVADWRAAESQAQKIKKDGSGRVPPLALAENPDILASVAQSSRRPPLLIGFAAETNDVIAHAEAKLARKGCDWIVANDVSADPMGGESNRVHIVSNGGVDSWDRLPKAVVARKLMEKIADELDQRAPLERD
- the dut gene encoding dUTP diphosphatase, with protein sequence MSLTNAPPSNVIEIAIQRLPNGGGLPLPAYASAGAAGMDVVAAETLTIRPGTRHAVATGFAMAIPLGYEVQVRPRSGLALKHGITCLNTPGTIDSDYRGEVKVILANLGDENFEVKRGDRIAQLVPAPVQRATFAEVDRLDDTARGAGGFGSTGIESDAADETANAAGLASLSGIKLRRPAE
- a CDS encoding CcdB family protein produces the protein MARYDVYPGAPGRGLLLDCQADVLDHLASRVVVPLMPVAEVEPIPRLNPLLTVNGQTLVMATHLIFAIPLDRLQRPVANLEAEHYAIMSALDMLTTGF